In the Corynebacterium suedekumii genome, one interval contains:
- a CDS encoding DUF6882 domain-containing protein — protein MDLTAPTSLSDVIADGALVQAGVDEAWRREFGQVTGVEFSGDEVRVHRRDQAAVDLPGRQVAVIRGGEWTWEPAWPGVPDIAELHGSHPADDQLVAAARTLHGNVPVLLAPSGELTRVIAVGFRPSPGPVRDSLIAGLVGMPEGVDVERSLLGFAATRGLGIRREGDAVSFSDGTALTLVDGRVTHVGGGLTLAQVRADARYLSFEHQLLLVGRFPDAIVQVNIGRGTALIADRVQATAVIIATITGDSWTWAWADPHLPPTAAANLRRFGLDQGIPELFRPSVPVDRARHLALEEVAKPVLGIWTHAVTRLNDTTSAVVLLDAPELHLPAPTEETVAATLQAPLDPALDRDRALAAYRSRRGITTG, from the coding sequence ATGGATCTTACCGCTCCCACCTCCCTGTCCGATGTCATTGCCGACGGTGCGCTGGTCCAGGCGGGTGTCGATGAGGCGTGGCGGCGGGAGTTCGGCCAGGTGACGGGGGTGGAGTTCAGCGGCGACGAGGTCCGGGTGCACCGCCGGGATCAGGCTGCGGTGGATCTGCCGGGGAGGCAGGTCGCCGTCATCCGAGGTGGAGAATGGACCTGGGAGCCCGCGTGGCCCGGGGTGCCGGACATCGCAGAGCTGCACGGCTCGCACCCGGCCGATGACCAGCTCGTCGCCGCCGCCCGCACGCTGCACGGCAATGTGCCGGTGCTGCTCGCCCCGTCCGGGGAGCTCACCCGGGTCATCGCGGTGGGGTTCCGCCCCTCCCCCGGGCCGGTGCGGGACTCCCTCATCGCCGGGCTCGTCGGGATGCCGGAGGGCGTGGACGTGGAGCGCTCCCTCCTGGGCTTCGCCGCGACCCGCGGCCTGGGCATCCGCCGGGAGGGGGATGCGGTGAGCTTCTCCGACGGCACCGCCCTCACGCTTGTCGACGGCCGCGTCACCCACGTCGGCGGCGGCCTCACCCTCGCGCAGGTCCGGGCTGACGCCCGCTACCTCTCCTTCGAGCACCAGTTGCTGCTGGTGGGCAGGTTCCCGGACGCGATCGTCCAGGTGAACATCGGGCGCGGGACCGCGCTGATCGCCGACCGGGTGCAGGCGACCGCGGTCATCATCGCCACCATCACCGGGGACAGCTGGACCTGGGCGTGGGCGGACCCCCACCTGCCGCCGACGGCGGCGGCGAATCTGCGCCGCTTCGGCCTCGACCAGGGCATCCCGGAACTGTTCCGGCCGTCGGTGCCCGTCGACCGTGCCCGCCACCTGGCCCTGGAGGAGGTGGCCAAACCGGTCCTGGGGATCTGGACCCATGCCGTGACCCGCCTCAACGACACCACCTCCGCCGTGGTGCTTCTCGACGCCCCCGAGCTCCACCTGCCCGCCCCCACCGAGGAGACGGTGGCGGCGACGCTGCAGGCCCCGCTGGATCCGGCCCTCGACCGGGACCGGGCGTTGGCCGCCTACCGGTCGCGTCGGGGTATCACCACCGGGTGA
- a CDS encoding HAD family hydrolase, with translation MDYGLIALDMDGTLLDGAGQIPEGFWDVLVELQRRGVAVAPASGRQLATLRAMFDGEHDPGTYIAENGTCVFHDGEVVSTTELDPAAVHAIIDAAADFDLVICTPTVAYVLPGLSTATGREIDKYYVSKEEVTDLHAVVDHGVIKVAVFTDEDAETVAYPVVRAAAPDANVVVSGAHWIDVMDPTAGKGRALLALADALGVPQARTLAFGDYLNDYELLEAAGTAWAMDNAHPDIRAIADHIAPPNTEAGVVTVLRELLDS, from the coding sequence ATGGATTACGGACTGATCGCCCTGGACATGGACGGAACGCTTCTCGACGGCGCCGGCCAGATCCCCGAGGGCTTCTGGGACGTCCTCGTCGAACTGCAGCGCCGCGGCGTGGCCGTCGCCCCCGCCTCGGGACGGCAGCTGGCCACCCTCCGGGCGATGTTCGACGGTGAGCACGACCCCGGCACCTACATCGCGGAGAACGGCACGTGCGTCTTCCACGACGGCGAGGTCGTCTCCACCACGGAACTCGACCCGGCCGCCGTCCACGCCATCATCGACGCGGCGGCCGACTTCGACCTGGTCATCTGCACCCCCACCGTCGCCTACGTCCTGCCCGGACTGTCGACGGCGACGGGCAGGGAGATCGACAAGTACTACGTGTCCAAGGAGGAGGTCACCGACCTCCATGCGGTGGTGGACCACGGCGTGATCAAGGTCGCCGTGTTCACCGACGAGGACGCCGAGACCGTCGCCTACCCCGTCGTCCGCGCCGCTGCCCCCGACGCCAACGTCGTCGTCTCCGGCGCCCACTGGATCGACGTCATGGACCCCACCGCCGGCAAGGGCCGCGCCCTCCTCGCGCTTGCCGACGCCCTCGGCGTCCCCCAAGCACGCACCCTCGCCTTCGGCGACTACCTCAACGACTACGAACTCCTCGAGGCCGCCGGCACCGCCTGGGCCATGGACAACGCCCACCCCGACATCAGGGCCATCGCCGACCACATCGCCCCACCCAACACCGAGGCCGGCGTGGTGACGGTGCTGCGGGAGCTGCTCGATTCCTAG
- the aceA gene encoding isocitrate lyase, with protein MTTTGQARTAAEIQKDWDENPRWEGITRDYTAEQVAELQGTVIEEHTLARRGAEILWDKVSKRDGSYINSLGALTGNMAVQQVRAGLQAVYLSGWQVAGDANLSGHTYPDQSLYPANSVPNVVRRINNALLRADEIARVEGDDSVDNWLVPIVADGEAGFGGALNVYELQKAMIAAGAAGTHWEDQLASEKKCGHLGGKVLIPTQQHIRTLTSARLAADVSNTPTVVIARTDAEAATLITSDVDDRDKPFVTGERTAEGYYHVKNGLEPCIARAKSYAPYADMIWMETGTPDLELAKKFADGVHEEFPDQLLSYNCSPSFNWSAHLDADEIAKFQKELGAMGFTFQFITLAGFHALNYGMFDLAYGYAREGMTAFVDLQNREFKAAEERGFTAVKHQREVGAGYFDTIATTVDPTSSTTALKGSTEEGQFH; from the coding sequence ATGACCACTACCGGCCAGGCACGCACCGCAGCTGAGATCCAGAAGGATTGGGACGAGAACCCCCGCTGGGAAGGCATCACCCGCGACTACACCGCCGAGCAGGTGGCAGAGCTCCAGGGCACCGTCATCGAGGAGCACACCCTCGCCCGCCGTGGTGCCGAGATCCTCTGGGACAAGGTCTCCAAGCGCGACGGTTCCTACATCAACTCCCTCGGCGCCCTCACCGGCAACATGGCGGTCCAGCAGGTCCGCGCCGGTCTGCAGGCTGTCTACCTCTCCGGCTGGCAGGTCGCCGGTGACGCCAACCTCTCCGGCCACACCTACCCGGACCAGTCCCTGTACCCGGCCAACTCCGTGCCGAACGTCGTCCGCCGCATCAACAACGCCCTGCTGCGCGCCGACGAGATCGCCCGCGTCGAGGGCGATGACTCCGTCGACAACTGGCTCGTCCCGATCGTCGCTGACGGCGAGGCCGGCTTCGGTGGCGCCCTCAACGTCTACGAGCTGCAGAAGGCCATGATCGCCGCCGGCGCCGCCGGCACCCACTGGGAGGATCAGCTCGCTTCGGAGAAGAAGTGCGGCCACCTCGGCGGCAAGGTCCTCATCCCGACCCAGCAGCACATCCGTACCCTGACCTCCGCCCGCCTGGCAGCCGACGTGTCCAACACCCCGACCGTCGTCATCGCCCGCACCGACGCCGAGGCCGCGACCCTCATCACCTCCGATGTGGATGATCGCGACAAGCCGTTCGTCACCGGTGAGCGCACCGCCGAGGGTTACTACCACGTCAAGAACGGCCTCGAGCCCTGCATCGCCCGTGCGAAGTCCTACGCTCCGTACGCCGACATGATCTGGATGGAGACCGGTACCCCGGACCTCGAGCTGGCCAAGAAGTTCGCCGACGGCGTGCACGAGGAGTTCCCGGACCAGCTGCTGTCCTACAACTGCTCCCCGTCCTTCAACTGGTCTGCTCACCTGGACGCCGACGAGATCGCCAAGTTCCAGAAGGAGCTCGGAGCGATGGGCTTCACCTTCCAGTTCATCACCCTGGCCGGCTTCCACGCCCTCAACTACGGCATGTTCGACCTGGCCTACGGCTACGCCCGCGAGGGTATGACCGCCTTCGTCGACCTGCAGAACCGCGAGTTCAAGGCTGCCGAGGAGCGCGGCTTCACCGCCGTCAAGCACCAGCGTGAGGTCGGTGCCGGCTACTTCGACACCATCGCCACCACCGTTGACCCGACCTCCTCCACCACCGCCCTCAAGGGCTCCACCGAGGAAGGCCAGTTCCACTAG
- a CDS encoding TetR/AcrR family transcriptional regulator: MSGLRETKKAATRTTMSRAAARLALAGGAESLTVAAVSDAAGVSPRTFHNYFTSMEQALLEFIVDRSTTLARLLNDVPAEVGLFDAVEQVAIDQLRTSGDDGDVDSLAALFRLGDVLQTITGSAGRPEYPEHMDPIVETVLPRFAGADRFTSQVAINTAVTVARTALETYYALPEPRDPEDGVTLLHRAFSVVRLE, translated from the coding sequence ATGTCCGGACTGAGAGAGACCAAGAAAGCCGCGACCCGGACGACCATGTCCCGGGCCGCGGCGCGGCTGGCCCTGGCCGGCGGCGCCGAGAGCCTCACGGTCGCCGCGGTCTCCGACGCCGCCGGCGTGTCCCCGCGCACGTTCCACAACTACTTCACCTCGATGGAACAGGCGCTGCTCGAGTTCATCGTCGACCGGTCGACCACCCTGGCCCGCCTACTCAACGACGTCCCAGCCGAGGTCGGGCTCTTCGACGCGGTGGAACAGGTCGCCATCGACCAGCTCCGCACCTCCGGAGATGACGGGGACGTCGATTCCCTGGCGGCCCTGTTCCGCCTGGGGGACGTGCTCCAGACCATCACCGGATCGGCGGGCCGCCCGGAGTACCCGGAGCACATGGACCCCATCGTCGAGACGGTGCTCCCCCGCTTCGCCGGGGCCGACCGCTTCACCTCACAGGTGGCGATCAACACCGCCGTCACCGTCGCCCGCACCGCCCTGGAGACGTACTACGCGCTACCCGAGCCACGTGACCCCGAGGACGGGGTGACGCTGCTGCACCGGGCGTTCAGCGTGGTGCGCCTGGAGTAG
- the rraA gene encoding ribonuclease E activity regulator RraA, with translation MTITFIPTADLVDIIGEDVRSCDTQFGDFGGVTEFCGPITTIRCFQDNGLVKKTLNSPGNGGVLVVDGDESVHTALMGDLIAAAGVENGWSGVVIRGAIRDSAVVATMNFGTKALGTNPRKSAKDGAGEKDVTVSFGGVDFVPGHILYADSDGIVVTESPVEAPAD, from the coding sequence ATGACCATCACCTTCATCCCCACCGCCGACCTCGTCGACATCATCGGCGAGGATGTCCGTTCCTGCGACACCCAGTTCGGTGATTTCGGCGGGGTCACCGAGTTCTGCGGGCCCATCACCACGATCCGGTGTTTCCAGGACAACGGCCTGGTGAAGAAGACGCTCAACTCCCCGGGCAACGGAGGCGTGCTCGTCGTCGACGGTGACGAGTCCGTCCACACCGCCCTCATGGGTGATCTCATCGCCGCGGCCGGTGTCGAGAACGGCTGGTCCGGGGTGGTCATCCGGGGTGCGATCCGTGACTCGGCGGTCGTGGCGACGATGAACTTCGGCACCAAGGCCCTGGGCACCAACCCGCGGAAGTCCGCCAAGGACGGGGCGGGGGAGAAGGACGTCACCGTCTCCTTCGGTGGCGTCGACTTCGTGCCCGGCCACATCCTCTACGCCGATTCGGACGGCATCGTCGTTACCGAATCCCCGGTCGAGGCTCCGGCGGACTGA
- the glcB gene encoding malate synthase G: protein MTQTEPKDTTARTEVAGLQVATVLHDFLADDVLPTVGVDADEFWNGFAEIVRDFTPRNKELLARRDELQATLDEHFKANPGQPDPAEHETFLREIGYLVDAPEDGEIRTRGIDDEIATMAGPQLVVPILNARFALNAANARWGSLYDALYGTNAISEEDGAEKGRGYNPVRGQKVIAWGRNFLDQAVPLEGASHADVDRYSVIDGYLAAHVGGQEHRLQDKAAYRGFSGNIEDPASILLRNNGLHIEIQIDPSTPVGKDDKAGVKDIVLEAAVSTIMDFEDSIAAVDGEDKTLGYRNWFGLNTGDLQEEVQKGDKTITRRLNEDRKFIGRNGTDIRLHGRSLLFVRNVGHLMQNPAILVDGEEIFEGIMDAVITTVSAIPGLDVRNPLRNSRTGSIYIVKPKQHGPDEVAFTNDLFARVEDLLGLPRYTLKVGVMDEERRTSVNLDACIMNVADRLAFINTGFLDRTGDEIHTSMQAGAMVRKADMQKAPWKQSYEDANVDTGLARGLSGKSQIGKGMWAMTELMAEMLETKIGQPREGANTAWVPSPTGAVLHATHYHQVDVFAVQEELKAAGRRETFAGLLTVPVSPSTDWSAEELKEELDNNCQSILGYVVRWVEQGVGCSKVPDIHDIDLMEDRATLRISSQLLCNWLVHGVVTEEQIVESLERMAVVVDRQNEGDPNYLPMAKDYDYSIAFQAAKDLILKGTESPSGYTEPILHAKRREFKQREGIKQA, encoded by the coding sequence ATGACTCAGACTGAGCCGAAGGACACCACCGCGCGCACCGAGGTCGCCGGCCTCCAGGTGGCCACCGTCCTCCACGACTTCCTCGCCGACGACGTGCTGCCGACCGTGGGCGTCGACGCCGACGAGTTCTGGAACGGCTTCGCCGAGATCGTCCGGGACTTCACCCCGCGCAACAAGGAGCTGCTGGCCCGGCGCGACGAACTGCAGGCCACACTCGACGAGCACTTCAAGGCCAACCCCGGCCAGCCGGACCCGGCCGAGCACGAGACCTTCCTCCGCGAGATCGGCTACCTCGTCGACGCACCGGAGGACGGCGAGATCCGCACCCGTGGCATCGACGACGAGATCGCCACCATGGCCGGCCCGCAGCTGGTCGTCCCGATCCTCAACGCCCGCTTCGCCCTCAATGCCGCGAACGCCCGCTGGGGTTCCCTCTACGATGCCCTCTACGGCACCAACGCCATCTCCGAGGAGGACGGGGCCGAGAAGGGCAGGGGCTACAACCCGGTCCGTGGCCAGAAGGTCATCGCCTGGGGCCGTAACTTCCTCGACCAGGCCGTCCCGCTCGAGGGCGCCTCCCACGCCGACGTCGACCGCTACTCCGTCATCGACGGCTACCTCGCCGCCCACGTCGGCGGGCAGGAGCACCGCCTTCAGGACAAGGCCGCCTACCGCGGTTTCTCCGGCAACATCGAGGACCCCGCCTCCATCCTGCTGCGCAACAACGGTCTGCACATCGAGATCCAGATCGACCCCTCCACCCCGGTGGGCAAGGACGACAAGGCCGGCGTCAAGGACATCGTCCTCGAGGCCGCCGTCTCCACGATCATGGACTTCGAGGACTCCATCGCCGCCGTCGACGGCGAGGACAAGACCCTCGGCTACCGCAACTGGTTCGGCCTCAACACCGGCGACCTGCAGGAAGAAGTCCAGAAGGGTGACAAGACCATCACCCGCCGCCTCAACGAGGACCGCAAGTTCATCGGCCGCAACGGCACCGACATCCGCCTTCACGGCCGCTCCCTGCTCTTCGTCCGCAACGTCGGACACCTCATGCAGAACCCGGCGATCCTCGTCGACGGCGAGGAGATCTTCGAGGGCATCATGGACGCGGTCATCACCACCGTCTCCGCCATCCCGGGCCTGGACGTGCGCAACCCGCTGCGCAACTCGCGCACCGGCTCGATCTACATCGTCAAGCCGAAGCAGCACGGCCCCGACGAGGTCGCCTTCACCAACGACCTCTTCGCCCGCGTCGAGGACCTCCTCGGCCTGCCGCGTTACACCCTCAAGGTCGGCGTCATGGACGAGGAGCGTCGCACCTCCGTCAACCTCGACGCCTGCATCATGAACGTCGCCGACCGACTGGCGTTCATCAACACCGGCTTCCTCGACCGCACCGGCGACGAGATCCACACCTCCATGCAGGCCGGCGCGATGGTCCGCAAGGCCGACATGCAGAAGGCACCGTGGAAGCAGTCCTACGAGGACGCCAACGTCGACACCGGCCTCGCCCGTGGACTGTCCGGCAAGTCCCAGATCGGCAAGGGCATGTGGGCCATGACCGAGCTCATGGCAGAGATGCTCGAGACCAAGATCGGCCAGCCCCGTGAGGGCGCGAACACCGCCTGGGTCCCCTCCCCGACCGGTGCCGTCCTCCACGCCACGCACTACCACCAGGTCGACGTCTTCGCCGTCCAGGAGGAGCTCAAGGCCGCCGGCCGACGCGAGACCTTCGCCGGCCTGCTCACCGTCCCGGTCTCCCCGTCCACCGACTGGTCGGCCGAGGAGCTCAAGGAGGAGCTGGACAACAACTGCCAGTCCATCCTCGGTTACGTCGTCCGCTGGGTCGAGCAGGGTGTCGGCTGCTCCAAGGTCCCGGACATCCACGACATCGACCTCATGGAGGACCGCGCGACCCTGCGCATCTCCTCCCAGCTGCTATGCAACTGGCTGGTCCACGGTGTGGTCACCGAGGAGCAGATCGTCGAGTCCCTGGAGCGCATGGCCGTCGTCGTCGACCGCCAGAATGAGGGCGACCCGAACTACCTGCCGATGGCGAAGGACTACGACTACTCCATCGCCTTCCAGGCGGCCAAGGATCTCATCCTCAAGGGCACCGAGTCCCCGTCCGGTTACACCGAGCCGATCCTGCACGCCAAGCGCCGCGAGTTCAAGCAGCGTGAGGGCATCAAGCAGGCGTGA
- a CDS encoding alpha/beta hydrolase, with protein sequence MPRFTSRPLAAAVLAGILTPAIIAPHAAAVDYGMDPDVVQNPADTPNRPETSGSGPSMLTQGSSDGTVTEGLINDYRPQTVNPMFPEGRDHLPTADIDMDPEVLARLAEYAKVDGDRIRQINAYSPSMGRTIPLVWIVPQDLSEPRPIVYALGGGDGGQGRDNWITRSDMVDFYSEKNIHVILPMLGAYSYYSDWLEENPDQGGKQMWETFLTHELPGPLEAELGADGTRSLIGMSMSGTTALLYATHQPGFYDSVASLSGCGDTNSWLGRRGVASTIYNGNGTPEMMWGAPNSDYSRYQDAVINAGRLAEQPNLYVYAASGLPGDLDFLGPNAPADDGAWDDRRGPGFYIEAASNLCAHRLKQATDARGIDTVYYDFATTGTHSWDAWNNALREFWPIQARGFGIDGGSVTPGLDGEEAPWVGSSDSSRYTDLFGPSSEIYGGSTAPALSSRLDDPSLSSQSSVPDGSSDSSGSSGSSGSSD encoded by the coding sequence GTGCCCCGCTTCACCTCCAGGCCCCTCGCCGCAGCCGTCCTCGCCGGGATCCTGACTCCGGCCATCATCGCGCCGCACGCCGCCGCCGTCGATTACGGGATGGACCCGGATGTGGTCCAGAACCCCGCCGACACCCCCAACCGGCCCGAGACCTCCGGGTCAGGGCCCTCGATGCTCACCCAGGGCTCGTCGGACGGCACCGTCACCGAGGGCCTGATCAACGACTACCGCCCGCAGACGGTCAACCCGATGTTCCCCGAGGGCCGGGACCATCTGCCCACCGCGGACATCGACATGGACCCGGAGGTCCTCGCCCGCCTGGCCGAGTACGCCAAGGTCGACGGCGACCGCATCCGCCAGATCAACGCGTACTCCCCGTCCATGGGCCGGACCATCCCCCTCGTGTGGATCGTGCCGCAGGACCTCAGCGAACCCCGCCCTATCGTCTACGCCCTCGGCGGCGGCGACGGCGGCCAGGGCCGGGACAACTGGATCACCCGCAGCGACATGGTCGACTTCTACTCCGAAAAGAACATCCACGTCATCCTCCCCATGCTCGGCGCCTACAGCTACTACTCCGACTGGCTCGAGGAGAACCCCGACCAGGGCGGCAAGCAGATGTGGGAGACCTTCCTTACCCACGAGCTGCCCGGGCCGCTGGAGGCGGAACTGGGCGCCGACGGCACCCGCAGCCTCATCGGCATGTCCATGTCCGGCACCACTGCCCTGCTCTACGCCACCCACCAGCCCGGCTTCTACGACTCCGTGGCCTCCCTCTCCGGCTGCGGCGACACCAACTCCTGGCTCGGCCGCCGGGGTGTCGCCTCCACCATCTACAACGGCAACGGCACCCCGGAGATGATGTGGGGCGCACCCAACAGCGACTACTCCCGCTACCAGGACGCCGTCATCAACGCCGGCCGCCTGGCAGAACAGCCGAACCTCTACGTCTACGCCGCCTCCGGCCTGCCCGGGGACCTCGACTTCCTCGGCCCCAACGCGCCCGCCGACGACGGCGCCTGGGATGACCGACGCGGACCCGGCTTCTACATCGAGGCCGCCTCCAACCTGTGCGCTCACCGCCTCAAGCAGGCGACCGACGCCCGGGGCATCGACACCGTCTACTACGACTTCGCCACCACCGGCACCCACTCCTGGGACGCCTGGAATAACGCTCTGCGGGAGTTCTGGCCCATCCAGGCCCGCGGTTTCGGCATCGACGGCGGCTCCGTCACCCCGGGCCTCGACGGTGAGGAGGCCCCGTGGGTCGGTTCCTCCGACTCCAGCCGCTACACCGACCTGTTCGGGCCGTCCTCCGAAATTTACGGCGGTTCGACCGCGCCGGCCCTGTCCTCGCGTCTCGACGACCCGTCGCTCTCCTCGCAGTCTTCGGTGCCGGACGGCTCCTCGGACTCGTCCGGGTCTTCGGGCTCGTCGGGGTCGTCCGACTAG
- a CDS encoding 3-hydroxyisobutyryl-CoA hydrolase, which yields MNTSTDAPVLVSVRNTTGVLELNRPKALNSLNPEMVGIITDALERWRDDDGITQVLITSTSEKAFCSGGDVRFAREGILDGREDDVDRFFADEYAMNNLIGTYPKPYIALIDGIVMGGGLGVSAHGSHRIITGKAWASMPEMAIGYVTDVGIAHASQHWPGSSPAIGAFIGLTGYRLRTADLLHTGLATHLVADAAAFTESLIAEGVDAAVATHAITPDESSRIAEWTPAIEATFGAGSWERIDAALDTHEDTSFVAEVRELMAKASPSAVVAAAELYDANRTAPDLAASLRNETVLGELVRRQPDFVEGVRAVLVDKTQDAQFIPAQDPAVYREVLTRW from the coding sequence ATGAACACAAGCACCGATGCTCCCGTCCTCGTGTCCGTCCGCAACACTACCGGCGTCCTCGAACTCAACCGGCCGAAGGCGCTCAACAGTCTCAATCCGGAGATGGTGGGGATCATCACCGACGCGCTCGAGCGGTGGCGCGACGATGATGGCATCACCCAGGTGCTCATCACGTCGACCTCGGAGAAGGCGTTCTGTTCCGGTGGCGACGTCCGCTTCGCCCGCGAGGGCATTCTCGACGGCCGCGAGGACGACGTCGACCGTTTCTTCGCCGACGAGTACGCGATGAACAACCTCATCGGCACCTACCCCAAGCCGTACATCGCGCTCATCGACGGCATCGTCATGGGCGGCGGCCTCGGGGTCTCCGCGCACGGCTCGCACCGCATCATCACCGGGAAGGCGTGGGCGTCGATGCCGGAGATGGCCATCGGCTACGTCACCGACGTCGGCATCGCCCACGCCTCCCAGCACTGGCCGGGCTCCAGCCCCGCGATCGGCGCGTTCATCGGCCTGACCGGCTACCGCCTCCGGACGGCGGACCTGCTCCACACCGGCCTGGCCACCCACCTCGTCGCCGACGCGGCCGCCTTCACCGAGTCGCTCATCGCCGAGGGTGTCGACGCCGCCGTGGCCACCCACGCCATCACCCCGGACGAATCCTCCCGCATCGCCGAATGGACCCCGGCCATCGAGGCCACCTTCGGCGCCGGCTCCTGGGAGCGTATCGACGCCGCCCTGGACACCCACGAGGACACCTCCTTCGTCGCGGAGGTCCGGGAACTCATGGCGAAGGCCTCACCGTCGGCGGTGGTCGCCGCCGCGGAACTCTACGACGCCAACCGCACTGCCCCGGACCTGGCCGCCTCCCTGCGCAACGAGACCGTCCTCGGCGAGCTGGTGCGCCGCCAGCCTGACTTCGTCGAGGGGGTGCGCGCCGTGCTGGTGGACAAGACCCAGGACGCGCAGTTCATCCCGGCCCAGGACCCGGCCGTCTACCGGGAGGTCCTCACCCGGTGGTGA
- a CDS encoding alpha/beta hydrolase — MSPRFTRRTLRTATAATLAASLLGITPALAQDTDTDTTAGGSSSSSGKSGATGSPGLDSFLRSLVVNSSQSSVATSGSSLEALLSSLRLAGSSEFRLSSDLVSVNPGYPKPIDESITTAEVISRVPESDRVERWTIASPAMARNVEVQVMLPTDASTPAPMLYLLDGVEAGRVSEWLGPGEAETFFADENVTLVMPTEAMASMYSDWIADDPVLGRHMWETFITEELAPLLEAEEDLNFNGRRGIGGLSMGATGAVHLANTNPDMFDGVFGISGCYSTMSNVGRQTAHITVASRGGTLENMWGPFGSEQWLRHDVTHNPEGLRNMAVYLSAANGEYNFDPDFDYTDVPPSTITTGILLEQGAYLCTQELDEAMTGAGMNHQVIEYTGPGVHKWSTFQPQIQAAWDTIRPSLY, encoded by the coding sequence ATGTCCCCCCGATTCACCCGCCGCACCCTGCGCACCGCCACGGCGGCCACCCTCGCCGCATCCCTGCTCGGCATCACCCCGGCGCTGGCCCAGGACACCGACACCGACACAACCGCGGGCGGGTCGAGCTCCTCGTCCGGCAAGTCCGGGGCCACCGGTTCCCCCGGGCTGGACTCCTTCCTCCGTTCACTGGTGGTCAACTCCTCCCAGTCGTCCGTGGCCACCAGCGGAAGCTCACTGGAGGCACTCCTGTCCTCCCTGCGGCTGGCCGGCTCCTCCGAGTTCCGCCTGTCCTCCGACCTGGTCTCCGTCAACCCCGGCTACCCCAAGCCCATCGACGAGTCCATCACCACCGCCGAGGTGATCTCCCGCGTCCCGGAGAGCGACCGGGTCGAACGCTGGACCATCGCGTCGCCCGCCATGGCCCGCAACGTCGAGGTCCAGGTCATGCTCCCGACCGACGCCTCCACCCCCGCCCCGATGCTCTACCTGCTCGACGGTGTCGAGGCGGGCCGGGTCTCCGAGTGGCTCGGCCCCGGCGAGGCGGAGACCTTCTTCGCCGACGAGAACGTCACCCTCGTCATGCCCACCGAGGCCATGGCGTCGATGTACTCCGACTGGATCGCCGACGACCCGGTCCTCGGCCGCCACATGTGGGAGACCTTCATCACCGAGGAACTGGCCCCGCTGCTGGAGGCCGAGGAGGACCTCAACTTCAACGGCAGGCGCGGCATCGGCGGACTCTCGATGGGTGCCACCGGCGCGGTGCACCTGGCCAACACCAACCCCGACATGTTCGACGGCGTCTTCGGCATCTCCGGCTGCTACTCCACCATGAGCAACGTCGGACGGCAGACCGCCCACATCACCGTCGCCTCCCGCGGCGGCACCCTGGAGAACATGTGGGGCCCGTTCGGTTCCGAGCAGTGGCTGCGCCATGACGTCACCCACAACCCGGAGGGCCTGCGGAACATGGCCGTCTACCTCTCCGCCGCCAACGGCGAGTACAACTTCGACCCGGACTTCGACTACACCGACGTCCCGCCATCGACCATCACCACGGGCATCCTCCTGGAGCAGGGCGCGTACCTGTGCACCCAGGAGCTCGACGAAGCGATGACCGGCGCCGGGATGAACCACCAGGTGATCGAGTACACCGGTCCCGGTGTGCACAAGTGGTCCACGTTCCAGCCGCAGATCCAGGCGGCGTGGGACACCATCCGCCCGAGCCTGTACTAA